One window of the Strix uralensis isolate ZFMK-TIS-50842 chromosome 3, bStrUra1, whole genome shotgun sequence genome contains the following:
- the ABCC10 gene encoding ATP-binding cassette sub-family C member 10 isoform X2 translates to MENILAGLCGTSPEDPLPVWVHGSIGHCFNQLTLNVIPHVILAVVSACFLGTPRSGSRVPCRPGWGCRITSSFILAGLFLADTIPATIFQQELGPVYLELLANGTGALTWLTHGLALLMLFRSIHSSTRGPVALALLALLPLPSLIITLVWYYQSGTAWSPAHPAASSRFAILCLQLASLLVYVIACLFPTAGRQDFLSINHSWQDDQLVSEPGIPVPDQQRVAEDGESWLSRFFYVWMNPLMKCGYQWKLNKPQDVYVLPRKLQAARVCDRFYSCWQKKAALHQVEEETVSLTSPIIAGGDGSSDAPDSLHRAQEAVRLFSVLHAAFGLRFYSLGLLKLAGNLLGFSGPLLLNLLVNFMESRQEPLSHGVLYALGLFAGSFLGALLRNQFSYEVNKVMLMVRAAVISAIYRKALRVSSTSLTHFTVGEIVNFMSTDTSRLVNFCLSFHEVWSLPFQFAITLYLLYEQVGVAFLGGLALALLLVPINKVIANRIMMNNKEMLKHKDTRVKLMTEFLCGIRVIKFYAWEKHLSTRINACRAKELQKLRAIKYLDAVCVYLWAALPVVVSIAIFITYVLLGHQLTATKVFTALALVGMLILPLNSFPWVLNGTLEAKVSLDRIQRFLELVDQDLEAYYALDSPSGTAAAVEMQCAAFSWAPVEEESTRQPLSTGTLQLHVENLSVRKGMLLGVVGKVGSGKSSLLAAITGELIKQGGRVYVCDLEQGFGLATQEPWIQFTTVRENIVFGREYDARLYEEVVEACALSEDLNILPAGDQTEVGENGVTLSGGQKARIALARAVYQEKELYLLDDPLAAVDADVANHLMQKCILGVLKHKTRILCTHRTEFLEKADALLLIDNGTIVKTGTPADILPLVEAFPKFKHMDKRQKDKAPDEQGQEEAIETEADESTQNNYLIHKEEEKKEGAVAFQVYKAYWMAVGSCLALSILFSLLLMQASRNISDWWLSHWISSISQTANTSVMVCSTSPPSPELLLFSVVGLVSPIQALDTTPVPSNGTLDVNFYLIVYGSIAGANSLFTILRAFLFAYGTIRAATVIHNRLLQRALKATVTFFDTTPTGRILNRFSSDLYCVDDSLPFILNIFLANMYGLLGMLVIITYGLPWIGLVLLPLAALYFSIQRYYRRTSRELKRLYSVTLSPIYTHFSETLSGLSSIRAMRATQRFELENQLRLEQNQRCLFASNTAMQWLDIRLQMIGVAVVTAIAGIAIIQHQKQLGNPGLVGLALSYALSVTNLLSGLISSFTLTETMMVSVERTEEYTTDIPTEPQDKLVQVAADWPSQGLVEFQQAVLAYRAGLPNALDGVSFTVYPGEKVGIVGRTGSGKSTLFLALFRMLELKSGRILLDGVDSQLVGLEELRSRLAIIPQDPFLFSGSIRENLDPQGKRTDAELHEVLEQCHLQDAVTQMGGLDSELGERGKSLSLGQRQLVCLARALLTQAKVLCIDEATASVDQKTDQLLQQTIRQRFADKTVLTIAHRLNTILDSDRVLVMQAGKVAELDSPTRLSQKDGSLFQRLLHSGQQ, encoded by the exons ATGGAGAACATCCTGGCTGGTTTGTGTGGGACCAGCCCAGAAGATCCACTCCCTGTGTGGGTTCATGGCAGCATTGGCCATTGCTTTAATCAGCTGACATTAAATGTGATTCCTCATGTGATCCTTGCAGTGGTCAGTGCCTGCTTCCTTGGCACTCCAAG ATCTGGCTCCAGGGTGCCTTGCAggccaggctgggggtgcagaaTCACCTCCTCCTTCATACTTGCTGGCCTATTCCTTGCCGATACCATCCCAGCCACCATttttcagcaggagctgggcccTGTGTACCTGGAATTGCTGGCCAATGGCACTGGTGCCCTGACATGGCTCACGCACGGCCTCGCTCTTCTCATGCTCTTCAGGTCCATTCACAGCTCTACCAGGGGCCCGGTGGCCCTGGCTCTCCTCGCTCTCTTACCCCTGCCTTCCCTCATCATCACGCTGGTGTGGTACTACCAAAGTGGGACGGCTTGgtcccctgcccaccctgctgcGTCCTCCAGGTTCGCCATTCTCTGTCTGCAGCTGGCCTCTCTGCTTGTGTATGTGATCGCCTGCCTCTTCCCCACCGCTGGCAGGCAAGACTTCCTCTCCATCAATCACTCCTGGCAAGACGACCAGCTTGTCTCAGAGCCAGGGATCCCAGTGCCTGATCAGCAGAGAGTAGCGGAAGATGGTGAGAGCTGGCTCTCACGCTTCTTTTATGTTTGGATGAACCCTCTTATGAAATGTGGCTATCAATGGAAGCTGAACAAGCCACAGGATGTCTATGTGCTTCCTCGAAAGCTCCAGGCTGCCAGGGTCTGTGATCGGTTCTACTCTTGCTGGCAGAAGAAGGCAGCTCTGCACCAAGTAGAGGAGGAGACAGTGTCTCTTACTAGCCCAATCATTGCTGGAGGTGATGGGAGTAGTGATGCCCCGGACAGCTTGCACCGTGCCCAGGAGGCTGTGCGACTCTTCTCAGTCCTTCATGCAGCCTTTGGGCTTCGTTTCTACTCTCTTGGACTTCTCAAGCTGGCCGGCAACCTGCTGGGTTTCTCGGGTCCTCTGCTTCTGAACCTGCTGGTGAACTTCATGGAGTCACGACAAGAGCCCCTGAGCCATGGGGTGCTCTATGCCCTCGGGCTCTTTGCTGGCTCCTTTCTGGGCGCTCTCTTGCGGAACCAGTTCAGCTATGAGGTGAACAAGGTGATGCTGATGGTGCGGGCCGCCGTCATCTCTGCCATCTACCGCAAGGCTCTGCGTGTCAGCAGCACCAGCCTTACCCACTTCACCGTGGGGGAAATTGTCAACTTCATGAGCACAGACACTAGCAGGTTGGTCAACTTCTGCCTCAGCTTCCACGAGGTATGGAGCCTGCCTTTCCAGTTTGCCATTACCCTCTACCTCCTCTACGAGCAAGTGGGGGTAGCCTTTCTGGGAGGCTtggccctggcactgctgcttgTGCCCATCAACAAGGTCATAGCAAACCGCATCATGATGAACAACAAGGAGATGCTGAAACACAAGGACACACGGGTCAAG CTAATGACAGAGTTCCTGTGTGGCATTCGTGTGATCAAGTTTTATGCCTGGGAGAAGCACCTCAGCACCAGGATAAATGCCTGCCGGGCTAAAGAGCTGCAGAAGTTACGAGCCATCAAGTACTTGGATGCTGTGTGCGTGTATCTGTGGGCAGCACTGCCTGTTGTTGTCTCCATTGCCATCTTCATCACCTATGTCCTGTTGGGTCACCAGCTCACTGCCACGAAG GTGTTCACAGCATTGGCCCTTGTTGGGATGCTTATTCTCCCCCTCAACAGCTTCCCATGGGTGTTGAATGGGACCTTGGAAGCCAAAGTTTCCCTGGATCGAATCCAGCGTTTCCTTGAACTCGTGGACCAGGACCTGGAAGCTTATTATGCCCTAG ATAGCCCTTCAGGTACTGCTGCTGCCGTGGAGATGCAATGTGCAGCCTTCTCATGGGCACCAGTTGAGGAGGAAAGCACCAGGCAGCCCTTGTCCACAGGCACTCTGCAACTGCACGTTGAGAACCTGTCAGTGAGGAAG GGGATGCTCCTGGGGGTTGTTGGGAAGGTCGGCTCTGGCAAAAGCTCTCTGCTTGCAGCCATCACTGGAGAGCTTATTAA ACAAGGAGGACGAGTGTATGTTTGTGACCTGGAGCAAGGATTTGGTCTGGCCACACAGGAGCCTTGGATACAGTTTACCACTGTCCGTGAGAACATCGTTTTTGGGCGGGAATATGACGCCAGGCTGTACGAGGAGGTGGTGGAGGCCTGTGCCCTCTCCGAGGACCTGAAC ATTTTACCAGCAGGTGACCAGACAGAGGTGGGTGAAAATGGTGTGACACTCAGTGGGGGACAGAAGGCTCGAATAGCACTTGCCAGAGCCGTTTACCAG GAGAAAGAGCTTTACCTCCTTGATGATCCCCTGGCTGCTGTTGATGCAGATGTAGCCAACCATCTTATGCAGAAATGCATTCTTGGAGTTCTCAAACACAAGACCAGGATCCTTTGCACCCACAGAACAGAGTTTTTGGAGAAGGCTGATGCCTTATTGTTGATAGACAATGGCACAATAGTTAAGACAG GCACACCAGCTGATATCTTGCCACTTGTGGAAGCCTTCCCCAAGTTCAAGCATATGGACAAGAGGCAGAAGGATAAAG CCCCTGATGAACAGGGTCAAGAAGAGGCCATAGAGACAGAGGCAGATGAATCAACACAAAACAATTATCTCATCcacaaggaggaagagaagaaagaaggggcAGTGGCTTTTCAGGTGTACAAGGCATATTGGATGGCAGTGGGCAGCTGCTTGGCGTTATCCATCCTCTTCTCACTGCTCCTGATGCAAG CATCCAGAAATATCTCAGATTGGTGGTTGTCACACTGGATCTCCAGCATATCCCAGACAGCAAATACCTCAGTGATGGTCTGCTCAACTTCCCCGCCTTCCCCGGAGCTGCTTCTCTTCTCCGTTGTTGGGCTTGT CTCCCCCATTCAAGCTCTGGACACCACCCCAGTCCCTTCCAATGGCACACTGGATGTGAATTTCTACCTGATAGTTTATGGGAGCATTGCAGGGGCCAACTCCCTCTTCACCATTCTTCGGGCCTTCCTGTTTGCTTACGGTACTATCCGTGCCGCCACTGTCATTCACAACCGACTGCTTCAGAGGGCTCTGAAG GCCACAGTCACCTTCTTTGACACCACACCAACAGGCCGGATCCTGAACCGCTTCTCCTCAGACCTGTACTGCGTGGATGACAGCCTGCCATTTATCCTCAACATCTTCCTGGCCAACATGTACGGGCTACTGGGCATGCTGGTGATAATCACCTATGGCCTCCCTTGGATTGGTCTGGTCTTACTCCCTCTGGCTGCCCTCTACTTCTCCATCCAGCGCTATTACCGGCGCACATCCCGGGAGCTCAAGCGCCTTTATAGTGTCACCCTGTCTCCTATTTACACTCACTTCTCAGAGACCCTCTCGGGACTGAGCAGCATCAGAGCCATGCGGGCAACACAAAG GTTTGAGTTGGAGAATCAGCTGCGCCTGGAGCAGAACCAGCGCTGCCTCTTTGCCAGCAATACAGCGATGCAGTGGCTGGACATCCGCTTGCAGATGATTGGGGTTGCTGTGGTTACTGCTATTGCAGGAATTGCCATCATCCAGCACCAGAAGCAACTGGGAAATCCAG GACTTGTGGGCCTGGCGCTCTCATATGCCCTGTCTGTCACAAACCTGCTCTCAGGCCTCATTTCCAGCTTCACTCTGACAGAGACCATGATGGTGAGTGTGGAGCGGACAGAGGAATACACCACAGACATCCCCACGGAGCCCCAGGATAAACTGGTCCAG GTTGCTGCTGACTGGCCAAGCCAGGGGCTTGTGGAGTTCCAGCAAGCAGTCCTGGCCTACAGAGCGGGCTTGCCTAATGCACTTGATGGTGTGAGCTTCACCGTTTACCCCGGGGAGAAGGTGGGGATTGTGGGTCGCACAGGATCTGGAAAATCCACCCTTTTCTTGGCCCTTTTCCGCATGCTGGAGCTGAAATCAGGCCGGATTCTCCTGGATGGTGTTGACAGCCAGCTGGTGGGCTTGGAGGAGCTGAG ATCTAGGCTGGCCATCATCCCCCAGGATCCGTTTTTGTTCAGTGGCTCAATTCGAGAGAACCTGGACCCCCAGGGAAAACGGACAGATGCTGAGCTCCACGAGGTGCTAGAGCAGTGCCACCTGCAGGATGCTGTTACTCAGATGG GTGGATTGGACAGCGagctgggagagaggggaaagagtCTATCCCTGGGCCAGAGACAGCTGGTGTGTCTGGCAAGAGCCCTCCTGACGCAGGCCAAG GTGCTGTGCATCGATGAGGCCACAGCCAGCGTGGATCAGAAGACAgaccagctgctgcagcagaccaTCCGCCAGCGCTTTGCTGACAAAACTGTTTTGACAATTGCTCACAG GCTGAACACCATCTTGGACTCAGACCGCGTGCTGGTGATGCAAGCTGGGAAAGTGGCAGAGCTGGATTCACCCACCCGCCTAAGCCAGAAAGATGGCTCCTTGTTCCAGCGCCTCCTGCACAGCGGGCAGCAGTGA
- the ABCC10 gene encoding ATP-binding cassette sub-family C member 10 isoform X1 — protein sequence MENILAGLCGTSPEDPLPVWVHGSIGHCFNQLTLNVIPHVILAVVSACFLGTPRSGSRVPCRPGWGCRITSSFILAGLFLADTIPATIFQQELGPVYLELLANGTGALTWLTHGLALLMLFRSIHSSTRGPVALALLALLPLPSLIITLVWYYQSGTAWSPAHPAASSRFAILCLQLASLLVYVIACLFPTAGRQDFLSINHSWQDDQLVSEPGIPVPDQQRVAEDGESWLSRFFYVWMNPLMKCGYQWKLNKPQDVYVLPRKLQAARVCDRFYSCWQKKAALHQVEEETVSLTSPIIAGGDGSSDAPDSLHRAQEAVRLFSVLHAAFGLRFYSLGLLKLAGNLLGFSGPLLLNLLVNFMESRQEPLSHGVLYALGLFAGSFLGALLRNQFSYEVNKVMLMVRAAVISAIYRKALRVSSTSLTHFTVGEIVNFMSTDTSRLVNFCLSFHEVWSLPFQFAITLYLLYEQVGVAFLGGLALALLLVPINKVIANRIMMNNKEMLKHKDTRVKLMTEFLCGIRVIKFYAWEKHLSTRINACRAKELQKLRAIKYLDAVCVYLWAALPVVVSIAIFITYVLLGHQLTATKVFTALALVGMLILPLNSFPWVLNGTLEAKVSLDRIQRFLELVDQDLEAYYALDSPSGTAAAVEMQCAAFSWAPVEEESTRQPLSTGTLQLHVENLSVRKGMLLGVVGKVGSGKSSLLAAITGELIKQGGRVYVCDLEQGFGLATQEPWIQFTTVRENIVFGREYDARLYEEVVEACALSEDLNILPAGDQTEVGENGVTLSGGQKARIALARAVYQEKELYLLDDPLAAVDADVANHLMQKCILGVLKHKTRILCTHRTEFLEKADALLLIDNGTIVKTGTPADILPLVEAFPKFKHMDKRQKDKAPDEQGQEEAIETEADESTQNNYLIHKEEEKKEGAVAFQVYKAYWMAVGSCLALSILFSLLLMQASRNISDWWLSHWISSISQTANTSVMVCSTSPPSPELLLFSVVGLVSPIQALDTTPVPSNGTLDVNFYLIVYGSIAGANSLFTILRAFLFAYGTIRAATVIHNRLLQRALKATVTFFDTTPTGRILNRFSSDLYCVDDSLPFILNIFLANMYGLLGMLVIITYGLPWIGLVLLPLAALYFSIQRYYRRTSRELKRLYSVTLSPIYTHFSETLSGLSSIRAMRATQRFELENQLRLEQNQRCLFASNTAMQWLDIRLQMIGVAVVTAIAGIAIIQHQKQLGNPGLVGLALSYALSVTNLLSGLISSFTLTETMMVSVERTEEYTTDIPTEPQDKLVQVEAQICSQGLAHLLALCPALASWGDHRVPVAADWPSQGLVEFQQAVLAYRAGLPNALDGVSFTVYPGEKVGIVGRTGSGKSTLFLALFRMLELKSGRILLDGVDSQLVGLEELRSRLAIIPQDPFLFSGSIRENLDPQGKRTDAELHEVLEQCHLQDAVTQMGGLDSELGERGKSLSLGQRQLVCLARALLTQAKVLCIDEATASVDQKTDQLLQQTIRQRFADKTVLTIAHRLNTILDSDRVLVMQAGKVAELDSPTRLSQKDGSLFQRLLHSGQQ from the exons ATGGAGAACATCCTGGCTGGTTTGTGTGGGACCAGCCCAGAAGATCCACTCCCTGTGTGGGTTCATGGCAGCATTGGCCATTGCTTTAATCAGCTGACATTAAATGTGATTCCTCATGTGATCCTTGCAGTGGTCAGTGCCTGCTTCCTTGGCACTCCAAG ATCTGGCTCCAGGGTGCCTTGCAggccaggctgggggtgcagaaTCACCTCCTCCTTCATACTTGCTGGCCTATTCCTTGCCGATACCATCCCAGCCACCATttttcagcaggagctgggcccTGTGTACCTGGAATTGCTGGCCAATGGCACTGGTGCCCTGACATGGCTCACGCACGGCCTCGCTCTTCTCATGCTCTTCAGGTCCATTCACAGCTCTACCAGGGGCCCGGTGGCCCTGGCTCTCCTCGCTCTCTTACCCCTGCCTTCCCTCATCATCACGCTGGTGTGGTACTACCAAAGTGGGACGGCTTGgtcccctgcccaccctgctgcGTCCTCCAGGTTCGCCATTCTCTGTCTGCAGCTGGCCTCTCTGCTTGTGTATGTGATCGCCTGCCTCTTCCCCACCGCTGGCAGGCAAGACTTCCTCTCCATCAATCACTCCTGGCAAGACGACCAGCTTGTCTCAGAGCCAGGGATCCCAGTGCCTGATCAGCAGAGAGTAGCGGAAGATGGTGAGAGCTGGCTCTCACGCTTCTTTTATGTTTGGATGAACCCTCTTATGAAATGTGGCTATCAATGGAAGCTGAACAAGCCACAGGATGTCTATGTGCTTCCTCGAAAGCTCCAGGCTGCCAGGGTCTGTGATCGGTTCTACTCTTGCTGGCAGAAGAAGGCAGCTCTGCACCAAGTAGAGGAGGAGACAGTGTCTCTTACTAGCCCAATCATTGCTGGAGGTGATGGGAGTAGTGATGCCCCGGACAGCTTGCACCGTGCCCAGGAGGCTGTGCGACTCTTCTCAGTCCTTCATGCAGCCTTTGGGCTTCGTTTCTACTCTCTTGGACTTCTCAAGCTGGCCGGCAACCTGCTGGGTTTCTCGGGTCCTCTGCTTCTGAACCTGCTGGTGAACTTCATGGAGTCACGACAAGAGCCCCTGAGCCATGGGGTGCTCTATGCCCTCGGGCTCTTTGCTGGCTCCTTTCTGGGCGCTCTCTTGCGGAACCAGTTCAGCTATGAGGTGAACAAGGTGATGCTGATGGTGCGGGCCGCCGTCATCTCTGCCATCTACCGCAAGGCTCTGCGTGTCAGCAGCACCAGCCTTACCCACTTCACCGTGGGGGAAATTGTCAACTTCATGAGCACAGACACTAGCAGGTTGGTCAACTTCTGCCTCAGCTTCCACGAGGTATGGAGCCTGCCTTTCCAGTTTGCCATTACCCTCTACCTCCTCTACGAGCAAGTGGGGGTAGCCTTTCTGGGAGGCTtggccctggcactgctgcttgTGCCCATCAACAAGGTCATAGCAAACCGCATCATGATGAACAACAAGGAGATGCTGAAACACAAGGACACACGGGTCAAG CTAATGACAGAGTTCCTGTGTGGCATTCGTGTGATCAAGTTTTATGCCTGGGAGAAGCACCTCAGCACCAGGATAAATGCCTGCCGGGCTAAAGAGCTGCAGAAGTTACGAGCCATCAAGTACTTGGATGCTGTGTGCGTGTATCTGTGGGCAGCACTGCCTGTTGTTGTCTCCATTGCCATCTTCATCACCTATGTCCTGTTGGGTCACCAGCTCACTGCCACGAAG GTGTTCACAGCATTGGCCCTTGTTGGGATGCTTATTCTCCCCCTCAACAGCTTCCCATGGGTGTTGAATGGGACCTTGGAAGCCAAAGTTTCCCTGGATCGAATCCAGCGTTTCCTTGAACTCGTGGACCAGGACCTGGAAGCTTATTATGCCCTAG ATAGCCCTTCAGGTACTGCTGCTGCCGTGGAGATGCAATGTGCAGCCTTCTCATGGGCACCAGTTGAGGAGGAAAGCACCAGGCAGCCCTTGTCCACAGGCACTCTGCAACTGCACGTTGAGAACCTGTCAGTGAGGAAG GGGATGCTCCTGGGGGTTGTTGGGAAGGTCGGCTCTGGCAAAAGCTCTCTGCTTGCAGCCATCACTGGAGAGCTTATTAA ACAAGGAGGACGAGTGTATGTTTGTGACCTGGAGCAAGGATTTGGTCTGGCCACACAGGAGCCTTGGATACAGTTTACCACTGTCCGTGAGAACATCGTTTTTGGGCGGGAATATGACGCCAGGCTGTACGAGGAGGTGGTGGAGGCCTGTGCCCTCTCCGAGGACCTGAAC ATTTTACCAGCAGGTGACCAGACAGAGGTGGGTGAAAATGGTGTGACACTCAGTGGGGGACAGAAGGCTCGAATAGCACTTGCCAGAGCCGTTTACCAG GAGAAAGAGCTTTACCTCCTTGATGATCCCCTGGCTGCTGTTGATGCAGATGTAGCCAACCATCTTATGCAGAAATGCATTCTTGGAGTTCTCAAACACAAGACCAGGATCCTTTGCACCCACAGAACAGAGTTTTTGGAGAAGGCTGATGCCTTATTGTTGATAGACAATGGCACAATAGTTAAGACAG GCACACCAGCTGATATCTTGCCACTTGTGGAAGCCTTCCCCAAGTTCAAGCATATGGACAAGAGGCAGAAGGATAAAG CCCCTGATGAACAGGGTCAAGAAGAGGCCATAGAGACAGAGGCAGATGAATCAACACAAAACAATTATCTCATCcacaaggaggaagagaagaaagaaggggcAGTGGCTTTTCAGGTGTACAAGGCATATTGGATGGCAGTGGGCAGCTGCTTGGCGTTATCCATCCTCTTCTCACTGCTCCTGATGCAAG CATCCAGAAATATCTCAGATTGGTGGTTGTCACACTGGATCTCCAGCATATCCCAGACAGCAAATACCTCAGTGATGGTCTGCTCAACTTCCCCGCCTTCCCCGGAGCTGCTTCTCTTCTCCGTTGTTGGGCTTGT CTCCCCCATTCAAGCTCTGGACACCACCCCAGTCCCTTCCAATGGCACACTGGATGTGAATTTCTACCTGATAGTTTATGGGAGCATTGCAGGGGCCAACTCCCTCTTCACCATTCTTCGGGCCTTCCTGTTTGCTTACGGTACTATCCGTGCCGCCACTGTCATTCACAACCGACTGCTTCAGAGGGCTCTGAAG GCCACAGTCACCTTCTTTGACACCACACCAACAGGCCGGATCCTGAACCGCTTCTCCTCAGACCTGTACTGCGTGGATGACAGCCTGCCATTTATCCTCAACATCTTCCTGGCCAACATGTACGGGCTACTGGGCATGCTGGTGATAATCACCTATGGCCTCCCTTGGATTGGTCTGGTCTTACTCCCTCTGGCTGCCCTCTACTTCTCCATCCAGCGCTATTACCGGCGCACATCCCGGGAGCTCAAGCGCCTTTATAGTGTCACCCTGTCTCCTATTTACACTCACTTCTCAGAGACCCTCTCGGGACTGAGCAGCATCAGAGCCATGCGGGCAACACAAAG GTTTGAGTTGGAGAATCAGCTGCGCCTGGAGCAGAACCAGCGCTGCCTCTTTGCCAGCAATACAGCGATGCAGTGGCTGGACATCCGCTTGCAGATGATTGGGGTTGCTGTGGTTACTGCTATTGCAGGAATTGCCATCATCCAGCACCAGAAGCAACTGGGAAATCCAG GACTTGTGGGCCTGGCGCTCTCATATGCCCTGTCTGTCACAAACCTGCTCTCAGGCCTCATTTCCAGCTTCACTCTGACAGAGACCATGATGGTGAGTGTGGAGCGGACAGAGGAATACACCACAGACATCCCCACGGAGCCCCAGGATAAACTGGTCCAGGTAGAAGCTCAAATATGTTCTCAGGGACTGGCTCATCTTCTGGCTCTGTGCCCTGCACTTGCCTCCTGGGGAGATCACAGGGTTCCG GTTGCTGCTGACTGGCCAAGCCAGGGGCTTGTGGAGTTCCAGCAAGCAGTCCTGGCCTACAGAGCGGGCTTGCCTAATGCACTTGATGGTGTGAGCTTCACCGTTTACCCCGGGGAGAAGGTGGGGATTGTGGGTCGCACAGGATCTGGAAAATCCACCCTTTTCTTGGCCCTTTTCCGCATGCTGGAGCTGAAATCAGGCCGGATTCTCCTGGATGGTGTTGACAGCCAGCTGGTGGGCTTGGAGGAGCTGAG ATCTAGGCTGGCCATCATCCCCCAGGATCCGTTTTTGTTCAGTGGCTCAATTCGAGAGAACCTGGACCCCCAGGGAAAACGGACAGATGCTGAGCTCCACGAGGTGCTAGAGCAGTGCCACCTGCAGGATGCTGTTACTCAGATGG GTGGATTGGACAGCGagctgggagagaggggaaagagtCTATCCCTGGGCCAGAGACAGCTGGTGTGTCTGGCAAGAGCCCTCCTGACGCAGGCCAAG GTGCTGTGCATCGATGAGGCCACAGCCAGCGTGGATCAGAAGACAgaccagctgctgcagcagaccaTCCGCCAGCGCTTTGCTGACAAAACTGTTTTGACAATTGCTCACAG GCTGAACACCATCTTGGACTCAGACCGCGTGCTGGTGATGCAAGCTGGGAAAGTGGCAGAGCTGGATTCACCCACCCGCCTAAGCCAGAAAGATGGCTCCTTGTTCCAGCGCCTCCTGCACAGCGGGCAGCAGTGA